The DNA sequence TTGGTGGAGGTACTGGAGAGATTGATCGTAGAGATCGAGGGGGAAGAATAGTACTTGTCCCAAATAATGGTAGAACTTGTACTGCATTCCGGGATGGTTCAACTCCTCGGCAAGCTTGGCTCCTCTGAAATACCACGTGCGAGCTTCTTCATACTCTTGGTCGTCGTAGTAGTATTGGCCTAGGGTAAAGTAGATGTCGAGGATTTCCGGCAATGATCCTTGGTCATACAGGATGGCCACCTGATCTTTCAGGCTGTCCACATTGATAGGTTGTGCCTGAATCGAGGAAAGCCCCCAAAATAGGATGCCGCAGAAACCCGCGAGAATCCGGTTAACTTGCTTTAAGGTCATGGCAAAGCAGTACTAGTGATGTCGGATAAGTCGCCGAGGGGAATACCCGCCAGCTCGCACAATCTCGGTGAATGGTCCTTGAACGTGGAATCCGTCATCTTCAATAATCCGATTCGTGTTCAAAAAGACAAAAGGGACGTTGGTGAACGCCCCTTCATGCATAGCAATTTTTCTGCCAATTTTTTCATTTTGCGATCCGTAGTGATTGCTTTTTGCAAACAGCTCGGATTCGCACCAGGTTTCGTCTCAAGTCAAGCCTATTGGCCCTCGAAATCCACACCTCCCGGGCTGCTCACACGTGAATCCAATTGTTGCTCCCATCTTGGATTGTTGCGCTCATCATACTTGTCAGAGTGCAAGAGGGGATACTCGTTGGTGGCGCTGTTGGGTTCGTAGAAGACAAACCGAACGCTCGCCTGCTTGCCAAGACGGTCATATACCCAGATTTCGTAAGGGAGGCGATAGTTGTCCGAAGGGAATTGATTGATCTGGTTGGGAATGCCATATCTCAGGAAAACCCTTCCGCGGTCCGTCGTCCATCCTTCTCGCAGACTGGACTTGAAGTGCTGGTTTACATATTTGAGGGCGTTGAGATGGCCCTGCCATAGATCTTGGATGGAGTATTGAGAGTCTTTGATCCGCTTCTGGAAGAAACCGTAAAGGTAGTTCACCTTTTGGTCGTAATCCTCCAGCGCTTTGGCGAAATCTTTTTCTTGCTCGGTGGAACGGTAGGTCAGGGTTCGGATATAGTAGTCCAACTCCTTTTCTTCATAGTCGCTGAAGATGTTGAGCGCCGCGTTGGATGCTGCAATGGGCTCGCCTAGTTGCGCATCTGCCTTGGGGTTGTAGATGTAGAACTTCTTGCGGAAGATTTTGACCTTGCGGTTCTTTCCATTCAGCAACTCTATTTGTAGATAATAGGTCCCAGAACCGAGGTTGGTGATGTCGATTTCTGGCTTGATGACATTTACCCGATTGGTATTCAGTACAAATGGAGTTTCCCTTTCAGTCCCCCAAAGCCTGTTTTCACCTTGATAGATAACTCGCTGAACGTAGAAAGCCTCCTCGTCAAATAGATTGTCACTATTGTAGAATTCCTGATAGAAGGTCATGATCTTCTCATTGACGAAGGTCGAGTTTGTGACCATGGGGATGAAGTCGTCTCTGCCAGGACCTCTTTTGTTGGAGGTAGAATCCAACGGCATCACCCCATTCACCCATTTGATATCAGAAAATGCAAACTCCGACTTGGGGAGGTATTTGACCGTGAATTCATTGATGGCCATGGCTTTGGCTGGCGTCTCCGAGTGGGAATCGACCGCTTGAAGGCGCAAGAGGTATGTTCCGGGTTCTAGCTTCCATTCATGGATATTCATGGGAGACCTTTCCAGAGAGAGGGATTCCACTGTCGTATCATTCAACCACAGTTCGCCACTTGGGAGCAAGTTGTAATTCTCTGACACCACCTCTGTAGTGTCGCCATCAGTGATTTTTTGGATCAAAATGGTCATGTCGACCTTGAAGCCAAACCTTCCCGACTCATCTTTGCGATAGGACAAGGAAGAGCTGGAGATGGAATAGTACATTTGTACATAGGGCTGACCGTCACTTATCCGCTGGAATCTGCAGATGTCCATGTACAATTCCGGCTGAGTACCTTGACTGAATCCAAGGGTAGGGAGTATGGTGAAAAGCAGGAAAAGGAATCGATTCATGCTGTTTGTTGTAAGAAATTTCCTTACAAGTTAGCATTCAGATGCGCTTGATGCTAGTTTATCCCTATGCCTCTGTTACCCGGAAATTCCTACCTTTGCCTGCCGTTTTATTCACTGAATTGAATCACCCCCATGTCTACATCTGATCTCCCTATTTTTCCCATCGCCTACTTTCCTCCGGTTCATTGGTTCGCAGCAGCGTTGAAGTATGATCGGATTGTCTTGGAGATCAGTCAATTCTATCGAAAGCAGCAGTATACTTCTCGGGCACATGTCCGATTGCCCAATCAAGTCTATCCCTTGACGATTCCGGTTGAGCGTCGTGGAGCGAGGGTGCCTATTGCCGACAAAAAGATCACTTTTACCGAATCATGGCAGCAGCAGCATTGGCGGAGTTTGGTCACTGCATATCGCAATTCTCCCTATTTCGAGTACTATGAAGATCGACTTCAACCCCTTTTTGAACGGGAGTTTGAGCGGCTAATAGATCTGCATGTT is a window from the Pontibacter sp. G13 genome containing:
- a CDS encoding GWxTD domain-containing protein, encoding MNRFLFLLFTILPTLGFSQGTQPELYMDICRFQRISDGQPYVQMYYSISSSSLSYRKDESGRFGFKVDMTILIQKITDGDTTEVVSENYNLLPSGELWLNDTTVESLSLERSPMNIHEWKLEPGTYLLRLQAVDSHSETPAKAMAINEFTVKYLPKSEFAFSDIKWVNGVMPLDSTSNKRGPGRDDFIPMVTNSTFVNEKIMTFYQEFYNSDNLFDEEAFYVQRVIYQGENRLWGTERETPFVLNTNRVNVIKPEIDITNLGSGTYYLQIELLNGKNRKVKIFRKKFYIYNPKADAQLGEPIAASNAALNIFSDYEEKELDYYIRTLTYRSTEQEKDFAKALEDYDQKVNYLYGFFQKRIKDSQYSIQDLWQGHLNALKYVNQHFKSSLREGWTTDRGRVFLRYGIPNQINQFPSDNYRLPYEIWVYDRLGKQASVRFVFYEPNSATNEYPLLHSDKYDERNNPRWEQQLDSRVSSPGGVDFEGQ
- a CDS encoding WbqC family protein → MSTSDLPIFPIAYFPPVHWFAAALKYDRIVLEISQFYRKQQYTSRAHVRLPNQVYPLTIPVERRGARVPIADKKITFTESWQQQHWRSLVTAYRNSPYFEYYEDRLQPLFEREFERLIDLHVAILDLVFPWLSHQPELLLSQSFQPSEAYSKDFRGDFDPARKKFPDWFVEVPYPQVFGEFEVGLSILDLLFNEGPNSRSILLNSWKES